The Rosa rugosa chromosome 3, drRosRugo1.1, whole genome shotgun sequence sequence TAGCTACTTCAGTACTTCCATAGTTCCCTCCAAATTTTCACCAAATTGTCTTACTGGTATGTGCACTTACAATAATTAATTTTATAAGACATAACACAATCATGTCCACGAAGTTGTCGAAATATACTTCAAAGTTTTGAGAATGCAATAGGATTGACACTTTGAATAGTAGATCCTCGTCTTCCAGTGGTGTTTTATTTCATGACTTTGATACATTTAGTCATTTAGACATACAAGAATATGTGCATTTACTTTAACTAACCTGTAAATTTCACAAACGCATTGAAGAAGGAAAGACAAATGAAACACAACTACAAGAAGACACATAATTATGTAGTTCACCTCGAATTTGGCTATGTCCACCACAATGAATATCCAAATCACTAAAACAAAAGAAGCAGGACAAGATTACAAAACAACTACTTGTTGTTTCCAAATTCACAAGAAGATAAGAAATCCAAATTACAGACAAGATCACAAGAATGGGCCAAAACTCTCAATATCAATCACAGATAACTAACAcactttttttcatttttaatcaTCACACAAATATCACTCTTCTCTCACCCAAATTATctgacactttttttttttttttcttttttaatcatCACACAAATATTCTCTCACCCAAATTATCTGATAATTTATCTGATAATTTGGGTGAGAGAAGACTACAAAAAATCTGAAATACACACAAGGATTCAAACTACAAGAACAGTCGTTTTTTTCTTATCTTTTCTACTCATCAGACAACTAGATTAAACAAGTGTCTGTCGCCACCGCTCCCCAGGCTGAAGTGAGCTCGAGCGGAAAATGCGGCAGACATAAAGAACATCCCAACCGACTTGTACCAAGCCACTCCTAGATTAACTTCTCCACGAGCAGAAATGCACTGCGTCCAGATCTGCAAAATTTGATTCACATTGAAACAGATTACACATTTATCCTCATGCTCGGTCAAAACACATATGATAGGACTGTACAGCAGTAGAATTGCAATTGCATACCTGATCAGCTTTCTTTCTTGCTATCATTCAGCTCCTGCTCAAGATTCTCACCAGAATTAGAGACATATATCCTCACTTCCCTTGGGATGCTGAGGGATCCTGAACAAAAGTTGTCCATTTTGTTGCAATTGTTAATTATGATCCATTGCACTAGTGGCCAACCAAAGTTATATTTGCCTTGCGAAAAGCTTCCAAGATTTGGAAGACCCCAAAGATTCAAATCACATAGATGAGGGAGCATGCTTTCATGCTCTGTTTCTTCACCCTCATCTGCTGCGACTATTGCTTCGATCATCTCGCAAGATCTTATAGCTAGACGTTCGAGCTTGACAAGACCTCTGGCAATCGAAGGAGTGAGTAGGTATCTTAAACTGCGACACCAACTGACATCTAGATTAGTTAAATTTTGAAAGCCTTGACAAGATTGTTTGAAATCCATGATATCATTTATTTGCATCCCTTGATCAGATTGGGAAATATTTGAATCTATTTTGTCTGACTGAGAAATTGAAGCATTCCCTTCATTGACGGTCAATCTtccgacttcaaaaatctcttcCAGTGAAGAACAGTTCTTTACCCGTATGATCTCCAATCTCTGCAATCTATTTTGCATTTGTGTTGGTACCAAATGCAATAGTTTGTCACAATCCTTGACAGTGAGACTTCTTAATTCAGAGAAGGAGTTGGGTGAAAGTCGGCTATTCCATATCTCTTTCCAGTTGCCCAGACGGCTAATTGTCAGGCATTCCAAGACGGGAAAGACAACCTGCAAATACATTGAGATCTGTTAATATAGTACTATCTCCCAAAAATTACTTGCTCGTTTACGTTGTCCAACCATTTGTTCTTATAGTTTTACATCACAGCAACAACAATTTCCTTTTTTGGGTCCTATAAAATACTAGCTGGTTGGTTTATTTTGCTATAAACAATTGAGAGGCTGGGTAGGGAATTTTGTGACCATTTATTTTAGCATACTCTCCAGGTAACTTGTGCAAGTGTGAAACTTTAAAATAAGGTAAATTGACACATATTCATTTTTATATCGATATTATTCTTTTTGGACTTCAATTAAGCCTTTATATATGCTTATTCAAATTCTTCTTTCATCCAACCTTGGTAAAAAAAGCAATGACATAACCTTAGTAGTAGATAGTCAAATTGTAATTAGTAATTTTTGAAAAAGTAAAAGATGGAAATTTACTTCCAAAGATGTGACAAAGTACAACttttctaaaaggaaaaataccTTGGGGTCAGAGAAAAGTGAATGTTCAACGGTCAAACTATTGGGATGAAGACTGCTGCCTTCCAGTTGCCTTTCCATCCCCTTACAAGTACTTCTGCTCATTCCAGTGAAGCTTGGTAGACCTTCAAGTGCCAAGTCTGTCAAACTACGGAAGTTGATCTCTTTGACATGATGTCCTGATCCTTCCAAGGCAAAAATTGCTTCCAATGACTGGCAATCCCGTATTGATATGGATCGGACAACTGCCAGATCTCCCAACCATCTAGATTGGCTTCCAATAGTCCAAATAGTCGTCAATGCAGGTAGATTCTGTAAAGTTAGCCTTTCTAGTTTCTGAAGCGATCCAAGTGGCAGGTCACCATGAAAAATCTCTTTCAGCCTCCTTGCTCCATCGATTTCCAGATAATTCAAGACAGGAAAGACGCTTCGTTGAGTATCTTGCTTAAGAGTCATGTCAATCAAATATTCCAAAGAATCACAGTCTTTGAGGGTAAGCGACTCCAAGTTTGCATAGCAGTTTACATCCAATGACTGGCAAGTGAAGCTCGGGAGACCTTTAAGTTTCAACTTTGTCAAACTAGGGAAGTTGATCTCTTTGACATGATGTTCCGATCCTTCCAAGGCAAAAATTGCTTCCAATGACTGGCAATCCTGTAAAGTTAGCCTTTCTAGTTTCTGAAGCGATCCAAGTGGCAGGTCACCATGAAAAATCTCTTTCAGCCTCCTTACTCCATCGATTTCCAGATAATTCAAGACAGGAAAGACGCTTCGTTGAGTATCTTGCTTAAGAGTCATGTCAATCAAATATTCCAAAGAATCACAGTCTTTGAGGGTAAGTGACTCCAAGTTTGCACAGCAGTTTACATCCAATGACAGGCAAGTGAAGCTCGGGAGACCTTTAAGTTTCAATTTTGTCAAACTAGGGAAGTTGATCTCTTTGACATGATGTTCCGATCCTTCCAAGGCAAAAATTGCTTCCAATGACTGGCAATCCTGTAAAGTTAGCCTTTCTAGTTTCTGAAGCGATCCAAGTGGCAGGTCACCATGAAAAATCTCTTTCAGCCTCCTTGCTCCATCGATTTCCAGATAATTCAAGACAGGAAAGACGCTTCGTGGAGTATCTTGCTTACAAGTCATGTCAATCAGATATTCTAGAGAATCAGAGTCTTTGAGGGTAAGCCACTCCAAGTTTGCATAGCAGTTTACATCCAATGACAGGCAAGTGAAGCTCGGGAGACCTTTAAGTTCCAACTTTGTCAAACTAGGGAAGTTGATCTCTTTGACATGATGTTCCGATCCTTCCAAGGCAAAAATTGCTTCCAATGACTGGCAATCCTGTAAAGTTAGCCTTTCTAGTTTTTGAAGCGATCCAAGTGGCAGGTCACCATGAAAAATCTCTTTCAGCCTTCTTGCTCCATCGATTTCCAGATAATTCAAGACAGGAAAGATGCTTCGTGGAGTATCTTGCTTAAGAGTCATGTCAATCAGATATTCCAGAGAATCACAGTCTTTGAGGGTAAGCGACTCCAAGTTTGCATAGCAGTTTACATCCACTGACAGGCAAGTGAAGCTCGGGAGACCTTTAAGTTTCAACTTTGTCAAACTAGGGAAGTTGATCTCTTTGACATGATGTTCCGATCCTTCCAAGGCAAAAATTGCTTCCAATGACTGGCAATCCTGTAAAGTTAGCCTTTCTAGTTTCTGAAGCGATCCAAGTGGCAGGTCACCATGAAAAATCTCTTTCAGCCTCCTTGCTCCATCGATTTCCAGATAATTCAAGACAGGAAAGACGCTTCGTGGAGTATCTTGCTTAAGAGTCATGTCAATCAGATATTCCAGAGAATCACAGTCTGTGAGGGTAAGTGACTCCAAGTTTGCACAGCAGTTTACATCTAAGACATTGAGAGGGTCAGTCAAATTCTTCATTTTTAACTCGAGCTGGTTAGTTTTCTTTAACAACAAACCGATTCCAGTATCCGCAAGAGAGCTTGTTTCAAGATCATGAACTCTCAAGTAGTTAACCTCTAAGTCCTCCAAGTCTTCATGCCCATCCCATCCAATAGAGATCTTAAATCTTTCAAGCTTATGAAATAGCTTACTGGTTCTCAGAATGTCAATTGGTGGTAAAGCCACTGCTAAAGTAGTCAAACTGGACAAGGAAAGCAGCTCTGCAAGTAATCCAACACTCCAGTCCATAGAGTTGGCCCACCTTGTGAGATGGTCGTAGTTTCCTCCTAAATCCTCAACATACTCTGCGAACAGATCTGCAAGGTTGTCGACTTCCTCTGGTTCACTTCTTTCCTCATCCTCCAGTCGAGCGATCAGATCAGttgttgtttctgttgttgAGGCTAGTTTCTCAACCGCCAACCTGTTGAGTTTCTTCCATATGTCGACATCAACCTCAGATTCTTCTGATTCGTCTGATTCTTCTTCTGGTTGGGCATCAACCTCCAATTGAGAGATCCAATTGATTGTTTCTGTTGAGCCCAGTTTCTCAACCACCCAATCGTTAAAGCTATTCCCCATGTACAATTCTTCTAGACGAGATAAACTCGATATAACACCTGGTGATATTACTTTAAGCTCTGTACATCCTGTCAACTTTAACAACCTCAGATTAGATAAATTTTTGAATGTATCAGGCAACTGTTTGATGTCAGATCCATATAACCAGAGTATCATGAGTGACCGTAGCTCTCCAATGACATCAATATTGAGACGGCAATCCGCTAGAATGAGTGTTTGAAGATTCTTCAGAAGTGAAAGGGATGGGAGGATTGAACGCCCGATCATTAAAACCTTGAGATTTTCCATTCCATCGAAAATTGTGGATGGCAGCTCCAGTTCAATTCCATCTGTGGGTCCCAACGCTAAAAGCTCAGTAGTACTCATATCGGCTCTCAGTGAACTGCTCTTGAGCCAATCGTTCAATTCCACTCCTCCTCTTGCCATAAATCTCCTTTCAAGCTTATCACTCTTCTTTTGTGCTAACTCTTTGGAGGCTATATACACGGCTACGTCACGCACCACATCATGCATTCTAAACCAATCTTTCTCATAGTCATCGCCGTCTAACAACAAAGAACGACATTTGAGTGTTTCAACCACTGTTATTACGTAATCCCTTGCTCCAGATATTGAATCAATGTCTTTAAAAAGTCCAAGACCAATCGCAAACATAACCAAGAATTCAATTGGAAACTCTTCACTTTCTGGAAATATGCAACACAGCAAAAAACATGATTTGGCTTCCTCGCTTGGTAGACATTCATAACTGAACTCTATTTTTCCGTACACACGCTCTATAACTCCTGGAACATCTTTTGGGCAAGCCACTCTTAGTTGTCTAAGTGCATTTCTCCATACTGGAATTTTTTCATCTTGTAGTGCCCTTCCTACAGTAGAAATTGCAACCGGTAAGCCATCACATTCATCCAGAACCTGCTCTGCTATAGGACGCAGCTCGGAATCGGATTCAATGGAACATCCTGCTACCTTCTTAAACAAACTCCAGGCATCATGTTTTAGCAAACTACCAATGAGGAAATTCTTTTTGGTTTTCATCTCTTTAAAGGTATCTTGATTCCGTGATGATACCAGAAGTTTGCAACTTTTTGGAATTCCTAGTTCCCACAGATCTAGTTGTCCCCAAACATTGTCCAATATTACAAGGACCTTTTTGATACCCATTGATAATCTTTCTCGTAACTTGGCTGCTCTATCATCCTCTGCTTTAAGTTCCAGACCTAGAGCATTAGCAATTTTACCTTGGATTTTGATCAAGTCGGGTTCTTGAGTAAACTCTGCAATTGCAACATCATCAAATAGATCTACTTCACTCGCTTTTGCAGCAATTTCCATCACCAAGGTTGTTTTGCCAATTCCCCCCATGCCACAGATTACAATGGGGTTGGATTCATCATCTGTCAGAGCATCCATTACATCTCTGATGACTGAAATTCTTGATTCAAACTCAACAGGTCTTGCTCTGTGAGTGGATTGTGATAACAATTTGAAATTGCTCTGAGTCCCCATTTCACCAAACACATTTGATAGTTGTGAAATCAACATGATCTTGCAGCTTTTCTTGATATCAACACAAGAAATTCCAATTGCTTCCAAATCAGGTATTTCACCGATATCAGTCAGTATTACAAGAATCCTCTTAGAATCGGATGCCTGTAAAACAGCACGTAGCCTCTCTGCCCGTTCAACCAAACTCCCATTCTCCAATTTCAGGTCTAGCATTTCTGCAATTTCACCTTGTATTCGTTTCAAGTCTGGACCCTGGGACACAACTGCCATCGCAACCTCTTCAAAGAGCTTTTTCTgtttcattcttttcatgaactCTTTAGTTGTTACTGTATCTATCACTCTGATTGTCCCAGAAATGCCGATCATGCTGATATTGTCATCTTGCAGAGCCGTCAAGAGATCCTTTGTATAAGGCAACCTATATTTCAGACGGTCAGAGAGATCCATAGGTGCAGGTGGCTTAGCAGGATCGGATGTTCCTGAGGAGGAGCTAGCCCCTTCATGGGGCTTCGCCGGTGCCTCAGTGGAATCCTCAGAATATTGCATGACTGGATAATGAATCTTCTGCGCAGAAGCAGGACATGATATCGTCCCGAAATCTCCTTCTGTAAGGAGGACATCTACCTTTGGAGCCATCTTCGCTGCTTTCCTACTCAAGGAATGACGGACCTTCAGATTTGGACACCACCCATTGGAGCTGCAGCATGTTGTTGCCTCGGCTACTCTTCCTTCTCCAAAACATCTCTCCTTTTCTTGTATGGTGCGGTTTACTCGGTCCAACCAGTCCTGAACTTCGGGAAGAATAGCCTCCAATTTCCTGTTTGCTACATGCACACGTAGTTGTACCCCATCTCGTTTGGCAGTCAGAGTTGTAACCTTCTCGGTGAGATCTTGAACATTGCTCTTGTAGTAAATCAGATAACCAAACTGTCGCAGAACAGGTGCGACTGTGTACTCTGCTAATTTTGCAACAACTGAAATACATATATCTGCCATTTCTCTACTCTGTTTTGCTTTTGATGATGACTAAGAAGGACCACAAACGGAATAAACGAAGGAATACTAAAAAGACAAGGACTCGAAGAAaggacgatttttttttttttttttttgttcttctggtGCGTGCTTTGAAACTGAGTGAATTCAGATTCACAAACAATTGAAGTGATGAAAATCAATAAGCAACAAAAGCGAGGACCAAGAAAGAAAGGAAGGAACTACAAACGAAAgccagcattttttttttcttgtattaCTAAAGATTCACAGAACAATTTCAATAACTAGGAAGCAAAGGGGATAGAGGGTGGACAAATGAAagcagtagttttttttttcctacttttttttttttttttcgttgtgggGTTGTAGGATGAAGAAGCAAGACCAAAGATAAGAAAGGAAACAAATCTAACTAGGCTTCAGCAAAATATTAGAACAAAAGAAGGAAAGACAACAGATTTGCGGGGAACTCAATTGGAAATGGCAACTACAACGCGTACCTTCCTCGTTCAAATTGTTTGGTTGTTGATCAGAGAAGAGAAATGCAGAAATTCGGGAGCCaggagaagagagaagatcAACACTGATCTAATCATTCCAAGTTTAGTCTTGCTCTTCACCGGTTCACCAGTCAACTAAAGCAGTAAAGTCCTAGTCTTGTTTTTGGCCAAAAGTAAAACAGTAAAGTCTGGGCACCGGCTTTTATCAAGCAAGTACAGCGGTCACGTTTCTGACCGGTCTTGTCATTTATGGCAAGCTTAAAGACCAGTTAAATTGAGTCAGAAGTCGGTCTCCAGCCTAGCATTGAGCCCAACGTGGCTGACATCAGCGTGAAGGACAGGAGAGAGACGCGAGATGGCTAGCGCGTCAGCGTCAGTTTCTTGTCCCATAGCACGTACGCGTGTTCCACACGCTTTGTCATGTAGAGCCCCAAAAACTTCAACAGATTTACAGTCTGTCGCTTTTGACCACTCGGCCACTCTCCCCTTCCCGGGCCGAGGCCCCCCTCACTGGGTTCTAAGAAGGCCCTGAATCAGCCACGTGCAATGTACGGTTTGGTTACTTTTGGGAATTTGAAACCAACGGTCACTAAATCTTGACCGTTGGTTTCAATTAATGGGGAGATCCAACGGTTTTTAATTAATctgatgtatatatatgta is a genomic window containing:
- the LOC133741539 gene encoding uncharacterized protein LOC133741539; the encoded protein is MADICISVVAKLAEYTVAPVLRQFGYLIYYKSNVQDLTEKVTTLTAKRDGVQLRVHVANRKLEAILPEVQDWLDRVNRTIQEKERCFGEGRVAEATTCCSSNGWCPNLKVRHSLSRKAAKMAPKVDVLLTEGDFGTISCPASAQKIHYPVMQYSEDSTEAPAKPHEGASSSSGTSDPAKPPAPMDLSDRLKYRLPYTKDLLTALQDDNISMIGISGTIRVIDTVTTKEFMKRMKQKKLFEEVAMAVVSQGPDLKRIQGEIAEMLDLKLENGSLVERAERLRAVLQASDSKRILVILTDIGEIPDLEAIGISCVDIKKSCKIMLISQLSNVFGEMGTQSNFKLLSQSTHRARPVEFESRISVIRDVMDALTDDESNPIVICGMGGIGKTTLVMEIAAKASEVDLFDDVAIAEFTQEPDLIKIQGKIANALGLELKAEDDRAAKLRERLSMGIKKVLVILDNVWGQLDLWELGIPKSCKLLVSSRNQDTFKEMKTKKNFLIGSLLKHDAWSLFKKVAGCSIESDSELRPIAEQVLDECDGLPVAISTVGRALQDEKIPVWRNALRQLRVACPKDVPGVIERVYGKIEFSYECLPSEEAKSCFLLCCIFPESEEFPIEFLVMFAIGLGLFKDIDSISGARDYVITVVETLKCRSLLLDGDDYEKDWFRMHDVVRDVAVYIASKELAQKKSDKLERRFMARGGVELNDWLKSSSLRADMSTTELLALGPTDGIELELPSTIFDGMENLKVLMIGRSILPSLSLLKNLQTLILADCRLNIDVIGELRSLMILWLYGSDIKQLPDTFKNLSNLRLLKLTGCTELKVISPGVISSLSRLEELYMGNSFNDWVVEKLGSTETINWISQLEVDAQPEEESDESEESEVDVDIWKKLNRLAVEKLASTTETTTDLIARLEDEERSEPEEVDNLADLFAEYVEDLGGNYDHLTRWANSMDWSVGLLAELLSLSSLTTLAVALPPIDILRTSKLFHKLERFKISIGWDGHEDLEDLEVNYLRVHDLETSSLADTGIGLLLKKTNQLELKMKNLTDPLNVLDVNCCANLESLTLTDCDSLEYLIDMTLKQDTPRSVFPVLNYLEIDGARRLKEIFHGDLPLGSLQKLERLTLQDCQSLEAIFALEGSEHHVKEINFPSLTKLKLKGLPSFTCLSVDVNCYANLESLTLKDCDSLEYLIDMTLKQDTPRSIFPVLNYLEIDGARRLKEIFHGDLPLGSLQKLERLTLQDCQSLEAIFALEGSEHHVKEINFPSLTKLELKGLPSFTCLSLDVNCYANLEWLTLKDSDSLEYLIDMTCKQDTPRSVFPVLNYLEIDGARRLKEIFHGDLPLGSLQKLERLTLQDCQSLEAIFALEGSEHHVKEINFPSLTKLKLKGLPSFTCLSLDVNCCANLESLTLKDCDSLEYLIDMTLKQDTQRSVFPVLNYLEIDGVRRLKEIFHGDLPLGSLQKLERLTLQDCQSLEAIFALEGSEHHVKEINFPSLTKLKLKGLPSFTCQSLDVNCYANLESLTLKDCDSLEYLIDMTLKQDTQRSVFPVLNYLEIDGARRLKEIFHGDLPLGSLQKLERLTLQNLPALTTIWTIGSQSRWLGDLAVVRSISIRDCQSLEAIFALEGSGHHVKEINFRSLTDLALEGLPSFTGMSRSTCKGMERQLEGSSLHPNSLTVEHSLFSDPKVVFPVLECLTISRLGNWKEIWNSRLSPNSFSELRSLTVKDCDKLLHLVPTQMQNRLQRLEIIRVKNCSSLEEIFEVGRLTVNEGNASISQSDKIDSNISQSDQGMQINDIMDFKQSCQGFQNLTNLDVSWCRSLRYLLTPSIARGLVKLERLAIRSCEMIEAIVAADEGEETEHESMLPHLCDLNLWGLPNLGSFSQGKYNFGWPLVQWIIINNCNKMDNFCSGSLSIPREVRIYVSNSGENLEQELNDSKKES